The Halomonas denitrificans genome window below encodes:
- a CDS encoding carboxymuconolactone decarboxylase family protein: MSDRLKQFTEYRRKMNERLLSEDNRVIKRMFSLDSLTFSQDSTLDRKTKELLGLIASLVLRCDDCVSYHIASSVEAGATKDEIMETMSIGLVVGGTIVIPHLRRATEFLDEVTGADA, translated from the coding sequence ATGAGCGACCGCCTCAAGCAGTTCACCGAGTACCGCCGGAAGATGAACGAGCGCCTGCTGTCGGAGGACAATCGCGTGATCAAGCGGATGTTCTCGCTGGACTCGTTGACCTTCAGCCAGGACAGCACGCTGGACCGCAAGACCAAGGAACTGCTGGGCCTGATCGCGTCCCTCGTGCTTCGCTGCGACGACTGCGTCAGTTACCACATCGCTTCCAGCGTGGAGGCCGGCGCGACCAAGGACGAGATCATGGAGACCATGAGCATCGGCCTGGTGGTCGGCGGCACGATCGTGATTCCGCATCTCCGGCGGGCCACCGAGTTTCTGGACGAAGTGACCGGCGCGGACGCCTGA